A stretch of Halococcus sediminicola DNA encodes these proteins:
- a CDS encoding FAD-binding protein gives MHEHDVIVVGAGGAGLRAAVAANEEGADVALVSKLHPVRSHTGAAEGGINAVLRDGDSFESHAEDTMKGSDYLGDAPAIETLCHQSPNETVQLENWGMAFSRDDDGRMSQRPFGGLSFPRTTYAGAETGHHLLHTMYEQVVKRGITVYDEWYVSRLAVTDHEAPEDRECHGVVAYDVQTGEVDAFKARNGVILATGGPGQVYDHTTNAVANTGDGPAMAYRAGVPLEDMEFIQFHPTTLPSTGVLITEGVRGEGGILYNAEGERFMFEGGYAKNVGELASRDVVARAELTEINAGRGFEDDYVHLDMRHLGEERITDRLENIIHLSEDFEGVNPLEDPMRVKPGQHYAMGGIEVSENGETCIGGLYAAGECACVSVHGSNRLGGNALPELIVFGARAGRHAAGKEMEAAEIETGPSASIGSGEVDTPVTPGALDTPDDVAADGGRAGDDRATDGGAVVGMDETVERALDDERARIEHLLEKDEGVQHAEIRSKLQESMTENVNVFRNEEGLKQALRDIREAREAYQDVYVNDPSRTFNTDLQHTIETRNLIDLAEAITLSALARTEFRGAHWREEYQERDDENWIKHTMLAWNEGTPDLYYAPVILDGEDKSYEPKERHY, from the coding sequence ATGCACGAACACGACGTCATCGTGGTCGGCGCTGGCGGGGCCGGCCTTCGGGCGGCGGTCGCGGCGAACGAGGAGGGCGCGGACGTGGCGCTCGTCTCGAAACTTCATCCCGTGCGCAGCCACACGGGGGCCGCCGAGGGCGGGATCAACGCCGTGCTCCGAGATGGCGACTCCTTCGAGAGCCACGCCGAGGACACGATGAAGGGGTCTGACTATTTGGGGGATGCGCCGGCCATCGAGACGCTCTGTCACCAGAGTCCCAACGAAACCGTCCAGCTCGAAAACTGGGGGATGGCCTTCTCCAGAGACGACGACGGCCGGATGAGCCAGCGCCCGTTCGGCGGCCTCTCGTTCCCGCGCACGACCTACGCCGGCGCGGAGACGGGCCATCACCTGCTGCACACGATGTACGAGCAGGTCGTCAAGCGAGGTATTACCGTATATGACGAGTGGTACGTCTCGCGCCTCGCCGTCACGGACCACGAGGCCCCCGAAGATCGTGAATGCCACGGTGTCGTGGCCTACGACGTTCAAACTGGAGAGGTGGACGCGTTCAAAGCCCGTAACGGCGTGATCCTCGCCACGGGTGGACCCGGACAGGTCTACGACCACACCACCAACGCCGTCGCCAACACTGGCGACGGTCCCGCGATGGCCTACCGGGCTGGCGTTCCCCTGGAGGACATGGAGTTCATCCAGTTCCATCCGACGACGCTGCCCTCGACAGGGGTGCTCATCACGGAGGGCGTCCGCGGCGAGGGCGGCATCCTCTACAACGCCGAGGGCGAGCGCTTCATGTTCGAGGGTGGCTACGCCAAGAACGTCGGCGAACTCGCCTCCCGCGACGTCGTCGCGCGGGCGGAACTCACCGAGATCAACGCGGGCCGAGGGTTCGAGGACGACTACGTCCACCTCGACATGCGTCATCTCGGTGAGGAGCGCATCACCGACAGACTGGAGAACATCATCCACCTCTCGGAGGACTTCGAGGGTGTCAATCCCTTGGAGGACCCGATGCGTGTCAAGCCCGGCCAGCACTACGCAATGGGCGGCATCGAGGTCTCGGAGAACGGCGAGACCTGCATCGGCGGGCTGTACGCCGCCGGCGAGTGTGCCTGCGTCTCGGTCCACGGCTCGAATCGGCTGGGTGGGAACGCACTACCGGAACTCATCGTCTTCGGCGCACGCGCGGGTCGCCACGCCGCCGGCAAGGAGATGGAGGCCGCCGAGATCGAGACGGGTCCCTCCGCGAGCATCGGCTCCGGCGAGGTCGACACCCCAGTCACGCCGGGCGCGCTCGATACACCCGACGACGTGGCCGCCGACGGCGGGCGAGCGGGCGACGATCGCGCAACCGACGGCGGCGCAGTGGTCGGCATGGACGAGACCGTCGAGCGTGCGCTCGACGACGAACGCGCGCGCATCGAACACCTCTTGGAGAAGGACGAAGGCGTCCAGCACGCCGAGATTCGCTCGAAGCTCCAGGAGTCGATGACCGAGAACGTGAACGTCTTCCGCAACGAAGAGGGTCTGAAGCAGGCGCTGCGTGACATCCGCGAGGCCCGCGAGGCCTATCAGGACGTGTACGTCAACGACCCCTCTCGCACCTTCAACACCGACCTCCAGCACACGATCGAGACCCGCAATCTCATCGACCTCGCCGAGGCCATCACGCTGTCTGCGCTCGCACGCACCGAGTTCCGCGGTGCCCACTGGCGCGAGGAGTACCAGGAGCGCGACGACGAGAACTGGATCAAACACACGATGCTCGCGTGGAACGAGGGCACGCCGGACCTCTACTACGCACCGGTCAT
- a CDS encoding succinate dehydrogenase/fumarate reductase iron-sulfur subunit, translated as MSTQLQRSEQDGDESPQDQRLERKRLGESEREVQRTETESTDDETPHAHLKVFRYDPEVEGKREPRFDDFRVPASQGTTVLDALMYARDQFDSSLTFRHSCRQAVCGSDALFINGSQRLGCQTQLSDLDKPVRVEPLPHQEVEKDLVVDMEHFYDQMEAVEPYFQGDTPDGEEQLQSRENREKIKMSTRCIWCGACQSSCNIAAGDNEYLGPAAINKAYRFAMDEREADDIKAHRMNILEQEHGVWRCQTQFSCTEVCPKDIPLTEHIQEMKREAVKDNLKFW; from the coding sequence ATGAGTACACAGCTACAACGAAGCGAACAGGACGGAGACGAATCGCCACAGGACCAGCGCCTCGAACGCAAGCGCCTCGGCGAGAGCGAGCGCGAGGTCCAGCGCACAGAGACGGAATCGACCGACGACGAGACACCGCACGCGCATCTCAAGGTATTTCGCTACGACCCCGAAGTCGAGGGCAAGCGCGAACCCCGCTTCGACGACTTTCGCGTGCCCGCCTCACAGGGGACCACGGTGCTCGACGCGCTGATGTACGCCCGCGACCAGTTCGACTCGTCGCTCACCTTCCGGCACTCCTGTCGGCAGGCGGTGTGTGGCTCGGATGCGCTGTTCATCAACGGCTCACAGCGGCTTGGCTGTCAGACCCAGCTGTCGGATCTGGACAAACCCGTGCGGGTCGAACCGCTGCCCCATCAGGAAGTCGAGAAGGACCTCGTGGTGGACATGGAGCACTTCTACGACCAGATGGAGGCCGTCGAGCCGTACTTCCAAGGCGACACGCCCGATGGTGAAGAACAGCTCCAGAGCCGCGAGAACCGTGAGAAGATCAAGATGTCCACCCGATGCATCTGGTGTGGCGCCTGTCAGTCCTCGTGTAACATCGCCGCCGGCGACAACGAGTATCTCGGCCCCGCCGCGATCAACAAAGCCTACCGGTTCGCGATGGACGAGCGCGAAGCGGACGACATCAAGGCCCACCGGATGAACATCCTCGAACAGGAACATGGTGTCTGGCGCTGTCAGACCCAGTTCTCCTGTACCGAGGTCTGCCCGAAGGACATTCCGCTGACCGAGCACATCCAAGAGATGAAGCGCGAAGCGGTCAAAGACAACCTGAAGTTCTGGTAG
- a CDS encoding succinate dehydrogenase hydrophobic membrane anchor subunit, giving the protein MAERYSSFDRRGWAWFLQRLTAAFLVIVLAFHFMLLHFVNHAYEITFLGSQARMSQVGYFVTMVLFLVTATFHGVNGVFNALVNQGLKGTQKKAVLGVLVIAGAGLVVQGIRLALAMTGLV; this is encoded by the coding sequence ATGGCCGAGCGTTATTCATCCTTCGACCGGCGCGGTTGGGCGTGGTTCCTCCAGCGACTGACGGCGGCGTTTCTCGTCATCGTGCTCGCCTTCCACTTCATGTTGCTGCACTTCGTCAACCACGCCTACGAGATCACTTTCTTGGGGTCCCAAGCCCGGATGAGTCAAGTGGGCTACTTCGTCACGATGGTGCTCTTCCTCGTGACGGCGACGTTCCACGGCGTCAACGGCGTGTTCAACGCCCTCGTCAATCAGGGATTGAAGGGCACCCAAAAGAAGGCCGTTCTCGGCGTACTGGTCATCGCCGGTGCGGGACTCGTCGTGCAGGGAATCCGACTGGCGCTCGCGATGACGGGACTGGTGTAA
- the sdhC gene encoding succinate dehydrogenase, cytochrome b556 subunit, translated as MSQSHNRGLVEDFGRWREFAPGMWAWVFHKFTGWVLIGYLFTHVAVLSTAISGPQLYTTTLRSLESLLLVRVLEVGLLAVATFHIMNGIRLLFIDLGVGLESQDKSFYASLVLTGAIAVASVPTFLSGAF; from the coding sequence ATGAGTCAGTCGCACAATCGGGGTCTCGTCGAGGATTTCGGGCGGTGGCGGGAGTTCGCGCCCGGCATGTGGGCGTGGGTGTTTCATAAGTTCACCGGCTGGGTGCTCATCGGTTACCTGTTCACCCACGTCGCCGTGTTGAGCACGGCGATCTCGGGGCCGCAGCTGTACACGACGACGCTGCGCTCGCTCGAAAGCCTGCTGCTCGTTCGCGTCCTCGAAGTGGGGCTGCTCGCCGTGGCGACCTTCCACATCATGAACGGAATCCGGCTGCTGTTCATCGATCTCGGTGTCGGTCTCGAATCACAAGACAAGAGCTTCTACGCCTCGCTCGTGCTGACGGGTGCGATCGCCGTCGCGAGCGTGCCGACGTTCCTCTCGGGGGCCTTCTGA
- a CDS encoding putative manganese transporter produces the protein MLPLQLDVQQAIGIFLGSVRDGFVQVSAFVAITVLLFGYLQYRTGGRVVEFLENNERLQPIAGGLLGLTPGCGGAIVAMPLYIRGTISFGTVVATLAATAGDAAFVIIALAPEAALYAYGMAFVSAVLFGYAIDWWGLGVGRVDRAVERIGRPMTDGGFATTSVADGGPSVAGFEMDGHDHDHERKTSGAMAKVTHGIHVLWWVVAIAGLVAGVLYLARGAPEIPFEFGFSFFGLFTVAGLVGTTLSFYLHFFGRRFIGEGDAGRIRESYADAYDTFQHAAMETSMVTVWVIGAYLVYEYAVVLLSLDIGALAAAAGVLAPLAGAALGLVPGCAPQIVFAGIYAEGAIPFSALVANAISQDGDALFPLMAIDMKAAIIATIYTTIPAAVVGVAVHYFWPFAQFGFGVL, from the coding sequence ATGCTCCCGCTGCAACTCGACGTCCAGCAAGCGATCGGCATCTTCCTCGGTTCGGTCCGCGACGGCTTCGTTCAGGTCTCGGCGTTCGTTGCGATCACCGTCCTGCTGTTCGGCTACCTCCAGTATCGGACGGGCGGGCGGGTCGTCGAGTTCCTCGAAAACAACGAGCGACTCCAACCCATCGCCGGCGGACTGCTCGGGCTGACGCCCGGCTGCGGCGGCGCGATCGTCGCAATGCCGCTGTACATCCGGGGTACCATCAGCTTCGGAACGGTGGTCGCCACGCTTGCGGCGACCGCGGGCGACGCGGCGTTCGTCATCATCGCGCTCGCGCCCGAGGCCGCGCTCTACGCCTACGGGATGGCGTTCGTCTCCGCCGTCCTGTTCGGCTACGCGATCGACTGGTGGGGATTGGGCGTCGGTCGTGTCGACCGCGCGGTCGAGCGCATCGGCCGGCCGATGACCGACGGCGGGTTCGCAACCACGAGCGTCGCCGACGGGGGGCCGAGCGTCGCCGGCTTCGAGATGGACGGTCACGACCACGACCACGAGCGAAAGACGTCGGGCGCGATGGCGAAAGTCACCCACGGTATCCACGTTCTGTGGTGGGTGGTGGCGATCGCCGGGTTGGTCGCCGGCGTGCTGTACCTCGCTCGCGGCGCGCCCGAGATTCCCTTCGAGTTCGGGTTCTCCTTTTTCGGGCTGTTCACCGTCGCCGGTCTCGTCGGGACGACGCTTTCGTTCTACTTGCACTTCTTCGGCCGACGGTTCATCGGCGAAGGCGACGCGGGCCGTATCCGTGAATCGTACGCCGACGCCTACGACACGTTCCAGCACGCGGCCATGGAGACCAGCATGGTCACTGTCTGGGTGATCGGTGCCTACCTCGTCTACGAGTACGCCGTCGTGCTCCTCTCGCTCGACATCGGGGCGCTCGCGGCGGCCGCGGGTGTTCTCGCGCCGCTCGCGGGTGCGGCGCTCGGATTGGTTCCCGGCTGTGCGCCACAGATCGTCTTCGCCGGCATCTACGCCGAAGGGGCGATCCCCTTCTCGGCGCTCGTGGCCAACGCGATCAGTCAGGACGGCGACGCGCTGTTCCCGCTGATGGCGATCGACATGAAGGCGGCGATCATTGCCACGATCTACACGACGATTCCAGCGGCGGTCGTCGGTGTCGCGGTCCACTACTTCTGGCCGTTCGCCCAGTTCGGTTTCGGGGTGCTCTGA
- a CDS encoding heavy metal translocating P-type ATPase, whose protein sequence is MDAADSDSPADGTDTPPDEHADRETEIGDEPSNSASTDEGTVVQLSVPDMDCPSCAGKVERSVRKLDGIEGVDPQATTGTLTVAFDDDRTTREGIAERVEKAGYDVTDAASQRSNDESDANESIWTSRRAIKTWISGGFLGLGLLFEFLLTTQNAAVGTVLGSELHVADVLFLIGVAVGGQEILRNGYYSARNLNLDIDFLMSVAILGALVASLAFGEALYFEAATLAFLFSVAELLERSSMDQARNSLQELMDLSPDEATVKRDNGEETVPVDEVSVGAVVVVRPGEKIPMDGDVVDGESAVNQAPITGESVPVDKTTGDEVYAGTINEEGYLEVQVTSGAADNTLSRIVEMVEDAQSNKTEREQFVERFSAWYTPVVVAFAVLVTLVSPFVLGTTWSTAVVHGLTLLVLACPCAFVISTPVSVVSGITSAADNGVLIKGGNHLEAMGAVDVVAFDKTGTLTKGELTVTDVVSLNGNTEEDVLRCARGLEKRSEHPIGEAIVAEAGSAGVAEREIDDFESITGKGVQAELDGTPHFAGKPGLFDDLGFDLSHVHATTDGGVVTETTRQLCERNDCLDLLEETVPDLQSEGKTVVLVGTEDEIEGIVAVADEVRAEAERTVARLRELGVERTVMLTGDNDRTARAIAEGVGVDEHRAELLPDEKVEAVEELVDEYDGVAMVGDGINDAPALATATVGVAMGAAGTDTALETADIALMGDDLSKLPYLYELAGDANGVIRQNIVGSLLFKAGLAVAVPFGYVPIWLAVLAGDAGMTVAVTANAMRLSRVRASDE, encoded by the coding sequence ATGGATGCAGCCGATTCCGACTCGCCGGCCGACGGAACCGATACCCCGCCGGACGAGCACGCCGACCGCGAAACCGAGATTGGAGACGAACCGTCGAATTCGGCTTCGACGGACGAGGGAACCGTCGTCCAGCTCTCGGTTCCCGACATGGACTGCCCCTCCTGTGCGGGGAAAGTCGAGCGCAGCGTTCGGAAACTCGACGGGATCGAGGGTGTCGATCCACAGGCGACGACCGGCACGCTCACCGTCGCCTTCGACGACGATCGCACGACGCGGGAGGGAATCGCCGAGCGAGTCGAGAAGGCCGGGTACGACGTCACCGACGCTGCGAGTCAGAGATCGAACGACGAGAGCGATGCGAACGAGAGCATCTGGACGAGTCGGCGCGCGATCAAGACGTGGATCAGTGGCGGGTTCCTCGGGCTGGGTCTCCTCTTCGAATTCCTCCTGACCACGCAGAACGCCGCCGTCGGAACGGTTCTCGGCAGTGAACTCCACGTCGCGGACGTCCTCTTCTTGATCGGCGTTGCGGTCGGCGGCCAGGAGATCCTCCGGAACGGCTACTACTCCGCGCGAAATCTCAATCTCGACATCGATTTCCTGATGTCGGTCGCCATCCTCGGCGCGCTGGTCGCGAGCCTCGCGTTCGGCGAGGCGCTCTACTTCGAGGCCGCCACACTTGCATTCCTGTTCAGCGTGGCCGAACTGCTCGAACGCTCCTCGATGGATCAGGCCCGCAACTCGCTGCAGGAACTGATGGATCTCTCGCCGGACGAGGCGACCGTCAAGCGCGACAACGGTGAGGAGACGGTGCCGGTCGACGAGGTGTCGGTCGGCGCGGTCGTGGTGGTGCGTCCGGGCGAGAAGATCCCGATGGACGGCGACGTCGTCGACGGCGAGAGCGCGGTCAACCAGGCCCCCATCACCGGCGAGAGCGTTCCGGTCGATAAGACCACCGGCGACGAGGTGTACGCGGGGACGATCAACGAGGAGGGCTACCTCGAAGTGCAGGTCACCTCCGGGGCCGCGGACAACACCCTCTCGCGCATCGTGGAAATGGTCGAGGACGCCCAGTCTAACAAGACCGAGCGCGAGCAGTTCGTCGAGCGCTTTTCGGCGTGGTACACGCCCGTCGTGGTCGCGTTTGCGGTCCTGGTGACGCTCGTCAGCCCGTTCGTCCTCGGGACCACGTGGTCGACGGCCGTCGTCCACGGTCTCACCCTACTGGTGCTCGCGTGCCCGTGCGCGTTCGTCATCTCGACGCCCGTCTCGGTGGTGTCGGGTATCACGAGCGCCGCGGACAACGGCGTGCTCATCAAGGGCGGTAACCACCTCGAAGCGATGGGCGCGGTCGACGTGGTGGCCTTCGACAAGACCGGCACGCTCACGAAGGGCGAACTCACCGTGACGGACGTCGTTTCGCTCAACGGCAACACCGAGGAGGACGTCCTCCGGTGTGCGCGCGGGCTCGAAAAGCGCAGCGAACACCCGATCGGCGAGGCCATCGTCGCCGAGGCCGGCAGCGCGGGCGTCGCCGAACGGGAGATCGACGACTTCGAGAGTATTACCGGGAAGGGCGTACAGGCGGAGCTCGACGGCACGCCACACTTCGCCGGCAAGCCAGGACTGTTCGACGACCTCGGGTTCGACCTCTCACACGTCCATGCGACGACCGACGGAGGCGTCGTCACGGAGACGACCCGCCAGCTCTGCGAGCGCAACGATTGCTTGGACTTGCTGGAGGAGACGGTACCCGACCTCCAGTCTGAAGGAAAGACCGTCGTACTGGTGGGGACCGAAGACGAGATCGAGGGCATCGTCGCGGTCGCCGACGAAGTGCGCGCCGAAGCAGAGCGGACGGTTGCCCGGCTTCGGGAACTCGGTGTCGAACGCACGGTGATGCTCACGGGCGACAACGACCGCACCGCGCGCGCGATCGCCGAGGGGGTCGGCGTCGACGAGCATCGTGCGGAGCTGCTCCCGGACGAGAAGGTCGAGGCCGTCGAGGAACTAGTCGACGAATACGATGGCGTGGCGATGGTCGGCGACGGGATCAACGACGCGCCGGCGCTCGCGACCGCGACGGTCGGGGTTGCGATGGGCGCGGCCGGCACGGACACGGCGCTCGAAACCGCCGACATCGCGCTGATGGGCGACGACCTATCGAAACTCCCGTATCTCTACGAACTCGCGGGCGACGCTAACGGCGTCATCCGCCAGAACATCGTCGGCAGCCTCCTCTTCAAGGCCGGACTGGCGGTCGCAGTTCCGTTCGGCTACGTCCCGATCTGGCTGGCAGTGCTCGCGGGCGACGCCGGTATGACCGTCGCCGTGACCGCCAATGCGATGCGACTCTCGCGCGTTCGAGCGAGCGACGAATGA
- a CDS encoding succinylglutamate desuccinylase/aspartoacylase family protein yields the protein MADGAFSYDGGRVEPGETRDIRYAISETYMGDPVRIPVTIVNGSEPGPTGVLSAAAHGDELNGIEVVRTVAHDWNHDDLRGTLVCLPVLNVPGFLAQQRYLPIYDRDLNRSFPGSETGTSARRMANHIFENFVAPCDFGLDFHTSTRGRTNMLHVRANTAEEGVERVAKSFASNVVIDGVGPEGTLRHEATVREVPMITIEMGEAHRFQRGLIDRALAGVESVLAEFGMQRVSAVRWPGWRTVIDGDAEKTWLRADVGGLVDMHYDGGDLVEEGEAVCTITDPFKTDSETVTAPFTGLLVGVLENPLVYPGNPLCHLVELDTSTRHALEREQSNSSLPA from the coding sequence ATGGCCGACGGTGCGTTCAGCTACGACGGGGGCCGGGTCGAACCGGGCGAGACGCGGGACATCCGCTACGCTATCAGTGAGACGTACATGGGCGATCCGGTTCGCATCCCGGTAACCATCGTCAACGGCTCCGAGCCGGGACCGACGGGGGTCCTCAGCGCGGCGGCCCACGGCGACGAACTCAACGGCATCGAGGTCGTCAGAACTGTCGCCCACGACTGGAACCACGACGACCTCCGCGGGACGCTGGTCTGTCTCCCAGTATTGAACGTCCCGGGATTCCTCGCCCAGCAGCGCTATCTACCCATCTACGACCGCGACCTGAATCGGTCGTTTCCGGGCAGTGAGACGGGCACGAGCGCGCGCCGGATGGCCAATCACATCTTCGAAAACTTCGTCGCTCCCTGTGATTTCGGGCTGGATTTCCACACCTCGACGCGCGGGCGCACCAACATGCTCCACGTCCGCGCGAACACCGCCGAGGAGGGCGTCGAGCGCGTCGCCAAATCGTTCGCCTCGAACGTCGTCATCGACGGCGTGGGCCCGGAGGGGACCCTGCGCCACGAGGCGACCGTTCGTGAGGTGCCGATGATCACCATCGAGATGGGCGAGGCCCATCGCTTCCAGCGCGGACTCATCGATCGCGCGCTCGCCGGCGTCGAGAGCGTGCTCGCGGAGTTCGGGATGCAGCGCGTGAGCGCGGTTCGGTGGCCGGGTTGGCGCACCGTCATCGACGGCGACGCCGAGAAGACGTGGCTCCGGGCGGACGTGGGTGGATTGGTAGATATGCACTACGACGGCGGCGACCTCGTCGAGGAGGGCGAAGCGGTCTGTACCATCACCGACCCGTTCAAGACCGACAGCGAGACCGTGACCGCACCCTTTACGGGCCTGCTGGTGGGTGTGCTCGAAAATCCGTTGGTATATCCGGGCAACCCGCTCTGTCATCTCGTCGAACTCGACACCTCGACCCGACACGCGCTCGAACGCGAGCAGTCGAACAGCAGTCTGCCCGCGTAG
- a CDS encoding ATP-grasp domain-containing protein: protein MDETAAVRVGVLSLHTSKETKAILNAVEDLSHEPVWLRRENTAISIRDSEVSLEPEVDVVANRLLLSNTEEPAEGLGLAATFERVRPMLNRPGPTLTAIHKFATAARLADWNVRVPDALLALSNDRLNRGRERFGDVGVYKTAIGTHGGGTWKVDLDEPVNPKVGKRQAFLQELIERDASEHRDLRVYVVGDRIIGAMHRYAPEGDWRTNVALGGAVENVTDEIPDEARETALYAADVMNLDYVGVDLIEGEKGWYVLEMNPTAGFKGLYEATGTSPAPYIAKHAIEKVGGEVDDERVRDLAATLDDSRPTSMPRTERPAPGQTPTVGYIEDVVVSGTSGSQSTLAKSDTGATRTSIDTSLAAAIGAGPIKSMTRVRSGSSKSGTARPVVDLVVGVGGTQHTVTASVEDRSHMSYPLLLGRDILKHYQVDVRRRADSDEPRPEEEALEE from the coding sequence ATGGACGAGACAGCAGCGGTTCGCGTGGGCGTGTTGAGCCTCCACACCAGCAAGGAGACCAAAGCGATCTTGAACGCCGTCGAGGACCTCAGCCACGAACCCGTCTGGTTGCGCCGGGAGAACACGGCGATCTCCATCCGCGACAGCGAGGTGAGTCTCGAACCCGAAGTCGACGTCGTCGCCAACCGATTACTCCTGTCGAACACCGAAGAACCGGCCGAGGGACTCGGCCTCGCGGCGACCTTCGAGCGCGTCCGCCCGATGCTCAATCGTCCGGGACCCACCTTGACGGCGATCCACAAGTTCGCCACCGCCGCCCGACTGGCCGACTGGAACGTCCGCGTGCCGGATGCGCTGCTCGCGCTCTCGAACGACCGGCTGAATCGTGGCCGCGAGCGCTTCGGCGATGTCGGCGTCTACAAGACTGCCATCGGCACTCACGGTGGTGGGACGTGGAAGGTGGACCTCGACGAACCTGTGAACCCGAAAGTCGGCAAGCGACAGGCCTTCTTGCAGGAACTCATCGAGCGCGACGCGAGCGAACACCGCGACCTCCGAGTGTACGTCGTCGGCGACCGCATCATCGGCGCGATGCACCGCTACGCGCCGGAAGGCGACTGGCGGACGAACGTCGCCCTCGGCGGCGCGGTCGAGAACGTCACCGACGAGATCCCCGACGAGGCCCGCGAGACCGCCCTCTACGCCGCCGACGTGATGAACCTCGACTACGTTGGAGTCGACCTCATCGAAGGAGAGAAAGGCTGGTACGTCCTCGAGATGAATCCAACAGCCGGCTTCAAAGGTCTCTACGAGGCCACCGGCACGAGTCCCGCCCCCTACATCGCCAAGCACGCCATCGAGAAGGTCGGGGGGGAAGTCGACGACGAGCGCGTGCGTGACCTCGCGGCGACGCTCGACGACTCCCGTCCCACGAGTATGCCCCGCACCGAACGGCCCGCACCCGGCCAGACGCCGACGGTCGGCTACATCGAGGACGTGGTGGTCAGCGGCACCAGCGGCTCCCAGTCGACGCTCGCGAAATCCGACACGGGCGCGACACGAACCAGCATCGACACCTCGCTGGCGGCCGCCATCGGTGCCGGACCGATAAAGAGCATGACGCGCGTGCGCTCGGGCAGTTCGAAATCCGGCACGGCCCGCCCGGTGGTCGATCTCGTGGTGGGCGTCGGCGGCACCCAACACACCGTCACTGCGAGCGTCGAGGACCGCAGCCACATGAGCTATCCACTCCTGCTGGGCCGAGACATCCTCAAGCACTATCAGGTTGACGTCCGCCGGCGTGCCGACAGCGACGAGCCACGGCCCGAGGAGGAAGCACTCGAAGAATAG
- a CDS encoding DNA-3-methyladenine glycosylase family protein — MSDAHDTLREDPVLRALIEEFGELELDVADDPFERLVISIINQSISTASANAVRERVFALFDDLTPEAVLAADADELRDAGLGETKTEYVRNTARAFRERDLTREGFADANDEEVIDELAEIRGVGEWTGRMYLIFALGREDVLPLGDLAVRRGIESLYGDGEMTREEMRAVAERWRPYRSLATLYIWRHYES; from the coding sequence GTGTCCGATGCCCACGATACGCTGCGCGAGGACCCCGTACTGCGCGCACTGATCGAGGAGTTCGGCGAACTCGAACTCGACGTCGCGGACGACCCCTTCGAGCGCCTCGTGATCTCCATCATCAATCAGTCCATCTCGACGGCCTCGGCCAACGCCGTCCGCGAACGCGTGTTCGCACTGTTCGACGACCTCACACCCGAAGCGGTGCTCGCCGCCGACGCCGACGAACTCCGCGATGCGGGCCTCGGCGAGACGAAGACCGAGTACGTCAGAAACACCGCCAGAGCCTTCCGCGAGCGCGACCTGACTCGCGAGGGGTTCGCGGATGCGAACGACGAGGAAGTCATCGACGAACTCGCCGAGATTCGTGGCGTCGGCGAGTGGACCGGGCGGATGTATCTCATCTTCGCGCTCGGTCGCGAGGACGTCCTCCCGCTCGGCGACCTCGCGGTGCGCCGGGGCATCGAGTCGCTGTACGGCGACGGCGAGATGACGCGCGAGGAGATGCGCGCGGTCGCCGAGCGCTGGCGACCGTACCGAAGCCTCGCCACGCTCTACATCTGGCGACACTACGAGTCCTGA